The Treponema phagedenis DNA segment ATATAAGAATGGAAGGAGTCAATGGTATTACTGCAAGTGAAAAAATTTTAAAAGAATATAAGGATGCAAAAATTTTATTACTTACAACATTTCAAGACGAGGAATATATTACCAAAGCGTTAAATTTCGGATGCAGAGGTTATATCTTAAAACAAAATATAGAGTCGCTTGTGCCTGCGCTTAACGCAATCGCTGCAGGCAGTATTGTTTTTGATTCTCAAATAATGAATAAAATCCCGACCAAAAAACCACAAAAAGAAAAATTCTTTGAAGACCTTAACGAAAGAGAAGCTGATATTTTAGAGCTCATCGCAGACGGATTAAACAATAAAGAAATTGCACAGCGGCTCTACTTAAGCGAAGGCACGATACGAAATTATGTTTCCTCCATTTTAGAAAAACTCGCCTTACGCGACCGCACGCAATTAGTTGTTTATTATTACACTAAATAAAAACCGCTAAACATAACTATTCTTATATCTGCGGTAACCAGACCACCGGCTCCAAACAAATGCAGAATCATGCAAGCCACATCTAATACAACACTGTGCCGGATCAAACAGAGAGAATTGTTTTAAAAGAACAGATTTTAGCCTTTTCGCCACTGTAGGTAGCGTGAACTTCGCTGCCTACAAACATACGATTAAAGGCAGTTATAAATTATTTGAAAAATGCAAAAGGAAAAGTTTAAACCCTCCCAAAAACTATAAAATAAATTTCAAACCGCTAATTCTTTACTTTCAGCGGTATAGAAATAATAAAAAACCTCGCTTATTTTATTGCTATTCAAGGCATTTAAAAACTGCTTTTTATTTATGGAAAATCATATTTCACTACAGACCATACACATAAAAAAACAACCGATATAAGGAGAGTAAAAACTACTGTAGCGTTTTGTAATTAACTTCCTGTTATAAAAATCGAGGTATCAACAATACGGGACTGCGGATTTAAACATTCCTATGGTAAATTGCTCACCGTTGCTCAATTCTAAACGATGTTTAAAAGCATCAACACTGTTTTGCAAAATTGAAGCTTTTAAACTCGCAGGTTTGGTTTTGCCACGGACGGCAAAAACTGCCCCGGATGGCGGTGGTTCTAAACAGAATTGAGTTTGAAAACTACCACAGCTATATAAACAGGAGTTTTCAAACTCATAGGTTTCATTTTACCACGGACGGCAAAAACTGCCCCGGGCTCTTTTTTACAAAATTTTTTATAGTTCGTATTAAAAAACGAATCGACTTATTAAAAAACGTTATAGTAGTTCATCCGCAGTTCCGCCGGCGATTTATAAGTATTCAACTCCGGCAAAGTTTAAGCTAAAGCCGATTTTTTGTAAGCGCCAAACCGCAACGCCTGCGCTTTCTTCGTAAGTCCTTGTATTCCTTCATTCCCCCTTGTTTTTTTCAGTTGTTTACAATATGCTAGTGTTCACGTGATTATATAATCGCAAAGATAAGGAGCAATAATGAAACAGAGAGAGAAAAAACTTGTAATGATCGGCGCCTTGGGAGCGCTGTCTGTCTTTTTGGGAATTACACGTCTCGGCTTTTTTCCGTGGATTTCAGGAGTCACTATTACTGTTTTACATATTCCCGCTATTATCGGGGCTATTCTTGAAGGCCCCGTAGTAGGCTGCGGCATCGGATTAATATTCGGCTTATTCAGTTTATTAAAAGCAAATATTGCGCCGATGGGACCGGTAGACATTGCTTTTAGGAATCCTCTTGTTTCGGTTTTACCGCGAATCATATTTCCTCTTGCTGTTTGGGCTCTGTATATATTGATACGAAAAATCAATAAATACATAAGCTTCGGGCTTTCCGCATTTATCGGTACTCTTATTCACACTGTGCTAGTATTATCCATGATGTGGGCAACCCAAGGTTCGGGAATTTTAACCGGCGCAACGGGAATAGGTATTTGGGCGGCAATCGGAACCGTTATTGTCGCAAACGGCATTCCCGAAGCAATTGCTGCAGCTATTATTGCAACAGCAGTTTGCGCAATTTGGCTTAAAGAAGATACCGGCAGAAAACCGAAAATTTTTTCTTGACCGCAGGCACCGGTTTTGCATACTAAGGCAAATTGAGTTAAACAATGAAAGCGCAAAGCAGATATCATCCTATTAAAAAACTTTCTCAAGAGTCTGCACAAAAAATTGCCGCAGGAGAAATAATTGAACGCCCTGCATCCGTTATTCGCGAACTGTTGGATAACGCAATAGATTCCGGTGCAACAAAAATTCAGGTGGAAATTAAAAACGGCGGTATTGATTTTATCCGCGTTGTCGATAACGGATGCGGTATGACAAAAGAAGATGTGGAACTTTGCACGCAAACACATGCCACCAGTAAAATAGAAACCGTAGAAGATTTGCTTAAGCTCTCGACGCTCGGGTTTCGCGGCGAAGCCCTTTCTTCAATTGATTCGGTAAGCAGATTGGAAATTACCTCCACCCGTGAAGGTCCGAGCGCATGGCGATACCAATTAAAAAAAACAATCCCCGCGCGCCTTGCAGAAGGAACCAGCGTACAAATAGAGAATCTTTTTGAAAATTTTCCCGCACGTAAGCAGTTTTTAAAACGGGCAAGTGCGGAAGCAAACCTCTGCCGCCAAATATTTATTGATAAAGCACTTCCCCACTTCGAAACCGAATTCACTTTCACTGTAGATGATTCCCTTAAGCTTAGGTTACCGGCTTGCAAAAATTTAAAGCAACGCTACCTCAATGCGCTGCAACCGAAAGAGCCTGAAAAACTTTTTCATCAAATCGAAATTGCAGAAGAACGCTTTTCTTTTGCTGCGGTACTCGGCAGCCCTGATGTAGTTCGATCCGACAAACGAAATATTATGATTTTTGCAAACGGGAGGCGCATCACCGAATACGGTTTAACGCAGGCAATTTTATACGGCAGCGAAGGTTATTTTCCTAACGGAGCTTTTCCGATCGGTATTCTCTTTTTACAAGTAACCCCCGACCGGGTGGATTTCAACATTCATCCGGCAAAAAAAGAAGCTCGCTTTCAAGATTACGGAGAAATCCATCATGCGGTAAGCTCCGCAGTTGCCAACTTTTATAGACAAAAAACGGTTGCGAATCTCTTAAAAGATACCAAGTATGATCCGAGTTTTTCACAAGAATTAAACTTCACTGAAAATCACACCAAAAATCAAATAAATCATGCATGGAGTCAGTCTAATAGAGAGTATACGGACCGTATCGGCGGCAAATTCGGCATCGCTGCGAGAGATTTCACCTATTCTGAAAAACCGATGCCTTCATTTGACACCGTCCAAGATTATCGGGAAAATTATACAAGCGGAAAGGTTTCATCAGATTTTTTCTCAAGGAATATTTTGCCTGAAAACTCTGCCGCGCCGCCGCAGCTCCCTCAATCCGATTTCAAGTTTCTTGGGCAGGTAGCCGGCACCTTTATTGCTGTAGAAAAAAACGATGCCTTATACCTTATTGATCAACACGCCGCCCATGAGCGTATTCTTTTTAACGAATTAAAACAAAGTCTTGGCATCTCTCAAGAGCTGCTTATACCGTATAAAATCGTAACAGAGTCCGACAAGGACGATCAAACAATTCGCAAGGCACAAGAAGCGCTTACGCAAGCAGGGTTTAAATTGATTGATGAAGGCGACGGTATTTGGCAGGTAACAGCGGTGCCGATACGTTGGGTAGGCACGGAACAACAGCTCACAGAGGATATAATCGAAGCGGGAAAAACTTCCGAAGATATTCTGGATCACATCCTCGCAACATCCGCTTGTAGGGCTGCGTGCAAAGACGGTGCCATTCTTGATCCCGTAACCGCAAGAAAACTTGTTGAAAAGACTTTTGCATTGCCTGAACCGCTTTGCCCGCACGGAAGACCATTGTGGATCGTGATCGACAGAGAAGAATTGTTTAAGCGGATAAAAAGAACATAGACCGGAAAAGAAAAATCGGGCAGGGGGGATTTGAACCCCCGACTTCTTGGTCCCGAACCAAGCGCGCTACCCCTGCGCTACTGCCCGTATTTTTAATTGGTAAAGAAAAAAAAGCCCACCGGAATGGTGAGCTTTTAGCGGGAGCGACGGGGCTCGAACCCGCGATCTCCGGCGTGACAGGCCAGCGCGATAACCAGCTTCGCTACGCCCCCGTAAGGATTTAGATAGTATACAAAACCTTAAAAAAAGTCAATAGACTTTATATCTTTTTTTAATTTTTTTGACCCATAGACGATTCGAACGTCCGACCTGCTGCTTAGGAGGCAGCCGCTCTATCCACCTGAGCTAATGGATCATATAATTTCTAATAACACTGCCTCTAATAACACTGCCTCTAATAACACTGCCTCTAATAACACTGCCTTTACTATACTTAAAATGTAAAATTAATTCAAGTAAGAAATTCAATTTTTGCCAGCCACTATAAAAAATTGATTAGCATAACGTATTTCTGATAATCCGTTTTCAATACCTCTTACAAAAATCGCAAAAAATTTTATAAAAAAAAAGAGTCCGACACGGCGCAAGGGCGAGACCTTGGAATTGCTACCTTTGGTTCGCCTACGGTGAGTAATTTACCATAGCCTTTTTTGGTAATACACTATGTAACTACTATCACGTTAATCATGGAACGCTATACTCGCAGCTCAACTGCAAAAAGTTGTTCAAAAGTGCAAAGCCGGTTTTCCGTAAGCTTCAAACCGAATGCCCGTATGAAGAATCTTTTCCTTATGTTCATGCATATGCCAGACAGTTTTTTTCTCTTTCTTTTTATTTTTATTTCTGCTATACTTATTTTACTTAGTGTAATGTCAAATACGACGGCATTATATAGGAGGTATAAAAAAGATGATTAATTATGTGCTTTTATATCTTATCGTGATTGTTGCTATTGCAGTACTTTTTAAGATCGCGGTTGTCGTACCTGAAAAAGAAAGTTATATCGTTGAGCGGCTCGGTAAATATGCCAATACTTTGGAAGCGGGTTTTCATTTATTGGTTCCGTTTATTGATCGTGTTGCCTATAAGCAAACGCTCAAAGAAGAGGCTCTTGATGTTGATCCGCAGGTGTGTATTACAGCGGATAATGTGCAAGTGCAGGTTGACGGAATTTTGTATTTACGAATTTTTGATCCGGTAAAGGCAAGTTACGGTATTGAAAATTATCGATATGCGGTTGCACAGCTTGCAAAAACAACTATGCGCAGCCAAATCGGTAAGATGGAGCTTGATAAAACTTTCTGCGGGCGAGAGGGAATTAATGACAGTATTGTACGGGCTTTGGATGAGGCTTCCGATAACTGGGGAATAAAGGTAACTCGATACGAGATCCGCGATATTACGCCTTCGCATACTATTCTTGAGGCAATGGAAAGTCAAATGCGTGCCGAGCGGGAGAAGCGGGCAAATATTCTTTCGAGTGAAGGAAAACAGCAAGCAAGGATTAATATATCGCTCGGTAAAAAGCAGGAAGCAATTAATAAGGCTTTGGGCGAAAAAGAACGTAAGATAAATATCGCAGAAGGAAAAGCGCGTGCGATTGAAATTACCAGTGCCGCAACGGCTGAAGGTTTGCAGCTGGTTGCCGAAGCACTTGCAACTCCCGGCGGAGAAACCGCAATGAAAATACGTCTTGCGGAAAACTATATTGCACGTTTTAAAGAATTGATGAAAAATAATCGCATTTCTATTTACCCGAAAGATGTTGCGGCGGTCGCCTCTCTTGCAGCAATACTGAAAAAAGCACATGACGGAGGTGC contains these protein-coding regions:
- a CDS encoding SPFH domain-containing protein; its protein translation is MINYVLLYLIVIVAIAVLFKIAVVVPEKESYIVERLGKYANTLEAGFHLLVPFIDRVAYKQTLKEEALDVDPQVCITADNVQVQVDGILYLRIFDPVKASYGIENYRYAVAQLAKTTMRSQIGKMELDKTFCGREGINDSIVRALDEASDNWGIKVTRYEIRDITPSHTILEAMESQMRAEREKRANILSSEGKQQARINISLGKKQEAINKALGEKERKINIAEGKARAIEITSAATAEGLQLVAEALATPGGETAMKIRLAENYIARFKELMKNNRISIYPKDVAAVASLAAILKKAHDGGAK
- the mutL gene encoding DNA mismatch repair endonuclease MutL, whose product is MKAQSRYHPIKKLSQESAQKIAAGEIIERPASVIRELLDNAIDSGATKIQVEIKNGGIDFIRVVDNGCGMTKEDVELCTQTHATSKIETVEDLLKLSTLGFRGEALSSIDSVSRLEITSTREGPSAWRYQLKKTIPARLAEGTSVQIENLFENFPARKQFLKRASAEANLCRQIFIDKALPHFETEFTFTVDDSLKLRLPACKNLKQRYLNALQPKEPEKLFHQIEIAEERFSFAAVLGSPDVVRSDKRNIMIFANGRRITEYGLTQAILYGSEGYFPNGAFPIGILFLQVTPDRVDFNIHPAKKEARFQDYGEIHHAVSSAVANFYRQKTVANLLKDTKYDPSFSQELNFTENHTKNQINHAWSQSNREYTDRIGGKFGIAARDFTYSEKPMPSFDTVQDYRENYTSGKVSSDFFSRNILPENSAAPPQLPQSDFKFLGQVAGTFIAVEKNDALYLIDQHAAHERILFNELKQSLGISQELLIPYKIVTESDKDDQTIRKAQEALTQAGFKLIDEGDGIWQVTAVPIRWVGTEQQLTEDIIEAGKTSEDILDHILATSACRAACKDGAILDPVTARKLVEKTFALPEPLCPHGRPLWIVIDREELFKRIKRT
- a CDS encoding ECF transporter S component → MKQREKKLVMIGALGALSVFLGITRLGFFPWISGVTITVLHIPAIIGAILEGPVVGCGIGLIFGLFSLLKANIAPMGPVDIAFRNPLVSVLPRIIFPLAVWALYILIRKINKYISFGLSAFIGTLIHTVLVLSMMWATQGSGILTGATGIGIWAAIGTVIVANGIPEAIAAAIIATAVCAIWLKEDTGRKPKIFS
- a CDS encoding response regulator; this translates as MNIIIIDDDPLVISSLTTILTANKFTISACGSDGEEAIQLFKKFKPDILLMDIRMEGVNGITASEKILKEYKDAKILLLTTFQDEEYITKALNFGCRGYILKQNIESLVPALNAIAAGSIVFDSQIMNKIPTKKPQKEKFFEDLNEREADILELIADGLNNKEIAQRLYLSEGTIRNYVSSILEKLALRDRTQLVVYYYTK